GTACCACCCGGCTTACTTATAGTTCTGAAGATTTACAGGCTCGTCAGTATATAAAAGGGAAGATGAAGGAATACGGTCTGACCGTTCGTGAAGATGGATTTGGCAATATTTTTGGAAAGCTTGATGGAACATTAAAGGATGCGCCAAGCGTCCTAGTCGGTTCTCACTTTGATTCCGTCCCAAATGGTGGTTCCTATGATGGTCCTGCGGGAGTGGTAGCAGGTCTCGAGGTAGCTGCACTTTTTGCAGAGAACCAGTTAAAGCCAAAATATCCGTTAGAAGTGATTGCATTAGTTGAAGAAGAGGGTGCGCGATTTGGCGGAGGATTAATGGGATCTCGCGGAATTGTGGGCTTACTAGATGAGGAAGATTTTAAAAGTTTAAAAGATAAAGATGGTATTAATGCAGTGGAAGCGATGAGGGAAATCGGGCTCGATCCTTCCCTTCCTAAAAAGAGGGACCCTAAGACGATGAAGGCCTATCTGGAATTGCATATTGAACAAGGTCCGATCCTTGAAGAAAAGGGTATTCCAATTGGGGTGGTAGAGGCTATTGTTGGCTTAACTCAATTAGAAGTTACCGTAAAGGGGCAGGCCGGACATGCCGGGACAACGCCAATGGATCGCAGGTCGGACGCATTAGTCACCGCTGCTCAAATGATTGCACAATTCCCTCACCTTGCGGATTCGGAGGGGAATGGTACGGTTGTCACAACAGGAAGATTGAATGTTTTTCCGAATGGAGCAAATGTCATTCCTGATAAAACTGTGTTTACAGTGGACATTCGTTCAGGCAAGGAAGAGAATGTTTTGAATGTAATACAAAAAGTGAAAGAATTAGCAGGTTCATATAGTAGTAGAGGAATTGAAGTGAGTGTTGAGCAGCTTCTATATATTCAACCAAAAGAAATGAACAGGGATATTGTCTCTCTACTAAAGAAAAAAACAAGTGAACTAGATATACCTAAGTGCTCTATTAACAGCGGTGCTGGTCATGACGCGATGGTCTTTTCCGATTTTACAAATGTGGGCATGCTGTTTATTCCGAGTAAAAATGGGTTAAGCCATTGTCCGGAGGAATGGTCCGATTCACGTCATATAGCAAATGCTGTCCAGATACTTTACGAGGCAGCCAAAAAGTTAACGGAGGCGGAATAGTAATGATTCATGCAAAAATAAAAGAAGCCATTCAAACATATAGTGATGAACTAACACAATTACGTCGGCTGCTTCATAGTGAGCCTGAGGTATCCTGGGAGGAGTTCAAAACTACTCAATTTGTTTGCGAGTACCTTGATCAATTAGGAATTTCCTATCGAAAAGCCGAACCCACAGGTGTGATTGCGGAAATTCAAGGGGGAAGGCCGGGTAAGACGGTTGCCTTGAGAGGTGACATGGATGCATTGCAGGTGGAAGAACTGAATAGGGATCTAGAATATGCCTCCAAAGAGGATGGAAAAATGCATGCATGCGGTCATGATGCGCACACCGCCATGTTATTAATTGCAGCTAAAGCGCTAAATGAAATAAAGGAAGAATTGCTGGGTAATGTACGACTATTGTTCCAGCCGGCAGAAGAAGTAGCAGAGGGAGCAAAAGCGTTGGTGAAACAAGGAGCAATGGAAGGAGTGGATAACGTTTTTGGTATTCACATTTGGTCTCAAATGCCAACGCACAAAGTAGCGTGTACCCCTGGACCGTCCTTTGCTTCAGCAGATTTATTCAAAGTTACGTTCAAGGGTCGAGGCGGACATGGAGCCATGCCTCATGCATGTATTGATGCCGCTATCGTAGCCTCATCCTTCGTCATGAATGTACAAACTGTTGTTTCCAGAACCATTGATGCCCAACATCCTGCTGTTTTGACGATTGGAAAAATGGTCGTCGGTACAAGGTTCAATGTAATCGCAGAAAATGCAGTAATTGAAGGGACAGTCCGCTGTTTCAACCCTGAAACGAGAAATCATATTGAAGTGCAGCTCCAGCATTACGCTGACCAGGTTGCTGCGATTTACGGTGCAACCGCAAAGGTAGAATATATTCGTGGAACCAAAGCAGTAATTAACGATGAATACAGTGCAAACCTAGTTCAAAATGTTGCCGCAGAAGCATTTGGGGATGAAGTGGTTTATAACGAAAAACCAACCATGGGCGGGGAAGACTTTAGTGAATACCTCGACCGTGCACCAGGCAGCTTCGCACTAGTCGGAAGCGGAAATTCCGATAAAGACACAGAATGGGCCCATCACCACGGTAAATTCAACATCGACGAAGACTCCCTCGCCACAGGAGCAGAACTCTACGCGCAATATGCTTGGGCTTACCTAAATCAGTAAAGTTAAGAGTAAACTATTAAAAAATAAAATGGATACCGCCGTTGGCGGTATCCATTTTATTTTGACTGTCCTCCTGAGGTGGGCAGTGTCCACGGACGGTGAACACCTTTTGGGTGTCACCCTGGTGACAGGCACCGTTTATTTCTTCCTTACAAACTCTCTTTCTTCTCCGTATGCTAGTGGAGTAACTTCTGTCTTTTTATAATCCTTTAAAAGTTCTTTTAACTCGTTGTCTCTATCAATCATAAATTCCACTACTGGGAAAGCTGCCAATAATTGTACTAATGATTCAGGCGAGGCTGCTGTTTCAGTTGTGGGGAAGGTGTGGCTCGGAATTACATATTTTACATTTAATAGATTCCTGACAGCATAGGCAGCTTCCTTCGGACCCATTGTAAAATGACCGGATGAAGAAAGGATGGCAATTTCGGGCTGATAAACATCCTGAATTAGCTTCATGTCTGCCATTAAGGAAGTGTCGCCTGAATGGTAGAGGGTATAATCATCCTTGAAGGCAAAAATATATCCCGCTGACTCCCCAGCATATACAGGAGTACCC
This Neobacillus sp. YX16 DNA region includes the following protein-coding sequences:
- a CDS encoding Zn-dependent hydrolase; this translates as MDTRVETNLEIVQSRVESHIDTLSTFTATPGHGTTRLTYSSEDLQARQYIKGKMKEYGLTVREDGFGNIFGKLDGTLKDAPSVLVGSHFDSVPNGGSYDGPAGVVAGLEVAALFAENQLKPKYPLEVIALVEEEGARFGGGLMGSRGIVGLLDEEDFKSLKDKDGINAVEAMREIGLDPSLPKKRDPKTMKAYLELHIEQGPILEEKGIPIGVVEAIVGLTQLEVTVKGQAGHAGTTPMDRRSDALVTAAQMIAQFPHLADSEGNGTVVTTGRLNVFPNGANVIPDKTVFTVDIRSGKEENVLNVIQKVKELAGSYSSRGIEVSVEQLLYIQPKEMNRDIVSLLKKKTSELDIPKCSINSGAGHDAMVFSDFTNVGMLFIPSKNGLSHCPEEWSDSRHIANAVQILYEAAKKLTEAE
- a CDS encoding amidohydrolase translates to MIHAKIKEAIQTYSDELTQLRRLLHSEPEVSWEEFKTTQFVCEYLDQLGISYRKAEPTGVIAEIQGGRPGKTVALRGDMDALQVEELNRDLEYASKEDGKMHACGHDAHTAMLLIAAKALNEIKEELLGNVRLLFQPAEEVAEGAKALVKQGAMEGVDNVFGIHIWSQMPTHKVACTPGPSFASADLFKVTFKGRGGHGAMPHACIDAAIVASSFVMNVQTVVSRTIDAQHPAVLTIGKMVVGTRFNVIAENAVIEGTVRCFNPETRNHIEVQLQHYADQVAAIYGATAKVEYIRGTKAVINDEYSANLVQNVAAEAFGDEVVYNEKPTMGGEDFSEYLDRAPGSFALVGSGNSDKDTEWAHHHGKFNIDEDSLATGAELYAQYAWAYLNQ
- a CDS encoding metal-dependent hydrolase, translated to MKIQRLGHAMYVLKSNEGKNYLIDPFFDLNPGFPEELNTANFYQSIDCVFLTHGHFDHTSGLSKIVEHKPEIMIVAQYELALILLQQGIKNVLPINFGGSVSFDDVTVTMVQARHSSSYGETTGTPVYAGESAGYIFAFKDDYTLYHSGDTSLMADMKLIQDVYQPEIAILSSSGHFTMGPKEAAYAVRNLLNVKYVIPSHTFPTTETAASPESLVQLLAAFPVVEFMIDRDNELKELLKDYKKTEVTPLAYGEEREFVRKK